In Aspergillus oryzae RIB40 DNA, chromosome 6, one genomic interval encodes:
- a CDS encoding pre-mRNA-splicing factor ISY1 (mRNA splicing factor) has translation MARNSEKAQSMLFRFRAQQAADLGIIDMGRTRRPKAITSVDSIPMCEKWRGQVLKEISRKVSRIQEPSLSDYQIRDLNDEINKLMREKWIWEMQIRNLGGPNYMRGSGRVYDDEGREIPGGGKGYRYFGRARELPGVKEMFEAAARRGRKPAEEEGEESRGRGGDIATRKVDANYFGYGLDEEDGTLLAYEKQKEKEAVERLREKKEDDVEDGWEPLPGDAGDGVEWRLPTLEEVQEELVDRRRRRLLEKIT, from the exons ATG GCGCGAAACAGCGAAAAAGCCCAGTCGATGCTGTTCCGCTTCCGGGCGCAGCAGGCCGCGGATCTCGGAATCATCGACATGGGTCGCACCCGGCGTCCCAAGGCGATCACGTCGGTGGACTCGATCCCCATGTGTGAAAAATGGCGTGGGCAGGTCCTCAAGGAGATTTCGCGCAAGGTGTCCCGCATCCAAGAGCCGAGTTTGAGCGATTATCAGATCCGGGACCTGAACGATGAGATCAACAAGCTGATGCGCGAGAAGTGGATCTGGGAGATGCAGATTCGGAATCTGGGCGGTCCGAATTATATGCGTGGTTCCGGGCGGgtgtatgatgatgaggggagggagattcCCGGTGGTGGGAAGGGTTATCGATATTTTGGACGCGCTAGGGAGTTACCTGGTGTTAAGGAGATGTTTGAGGCTGCGGCTCGACGTGGTCGTAAGCCtgcggaagaggagggggaagagagtCGCGGTCGAGGTGGGGATATCGCGACGAGGAAGGTCGATGCGAACTATTTCGGCTATgggctggatgaagaggatggtACGCTGCTAGCCTatgagaagcagaaggagaaggaggctgttgAGCGTCTGCgtgaaaagaaggaagacgacgTTGAGGACGGATGGGAGCCATTGCCTGGTGACGCTGGTGACGGCGTGGAATGGCGATTGCCGACTCTGGAAGAAGTACaggaggagcttgttgacCGTCggaggagaaggctgttggagaagatcacTTGA
- a CDS encoding putative GTPase MTG1 (conserved ATP/GTP binding protein) has translation MAARIMVLPQAIQAQPTYGKLQNDTGPNLPDYCSMAAKFIPRQTFPSYTSIPRSYFLGHHRAGLKKMQNMLSSIDYVVECRDYRVPVTSINPMFEEALGKTRRLIVYTKRDLGAESGSSAQQQAEKRIRNFDKNSAVFFVSSSSRPDVSSILKHLRNDAEGPDKLVGCRVMVVGMPNVGKSTLINNLRNQGVHKAKAVQTGGQPGITRKIGTPVKIIERENGSHVYVLDTPGVFMPYVPDAENMLKLALCGCVKDSVISPVTLADYLLYHINLHDTQVYERWSPPTNEIMPLLNDFARHTGLLAKGGIPNTDLAALHFIQKWRAGGLGKFILDDLQAEERHRQEGTKDAVGTSMSQARKAERMARKQPQRL, from the exons ATGGCCGCTCGTATCATGGTTCTTCCACAAGCTATACAGGCACAGCCAACCTATGGGAAATTGCAGAATGATACCGGTCCA AATCTACCAGACTATTGTAGCATGGCAGCCAAGTTCATTCCCCGACAGACCTTCCCCAGTTATACGTCCATTCCAAGGTCGTATTTCCTGGGCCATCACCGGGCAGGTCTGAAAAAGATGCAGAATATGCTCTCTTCCATTGACTACGTCGTTGAGTGTCGCGATTATAGAGTACCAGTTACATCTATCAATCCCATGTTTGAAGAAGCCTTGGGGAAAACCAGACGAttaatagtatatacaaAGAGGGATCTAGGTGCGGAATCGGGGTCATCAGCCCAACAACAG gcagagaaaagaattaGAAATTTCGATAAAAATAGCGCCGTGTTTTTTGTTAGTTCCTCGTCCCGCCCGGATGTGAGTTCTATATTGAAGCATTTACGAAATGATGCCGAAGGACCCGACAAGCTCGTGGGGTGTCGAGTGATGGTTGTCGGGATGCCAAACGTCGGCAAGTCGACGTTAATCAATAATCTGCGAAATCAGGGTGTTCACAAAGCCAAGGCTGTGCAGACAGGCGGCCAACCTGGCATTACGAGGAAAATCGGAACTCCCGTCAAGATCATCGAGAGAGAGAACGGCTCTCATGTTTACGTGCTAGATACGCCCGGTGTCTTCATGCCATATGTTCCAGATGCAGAAAATATGCTGAAACTGGCACTCTGTGGTTGCGTCAAGGACTCTGTGATCTCACCCGTCACATTAGCAGACTATCTGTTATACCATATAAATTTGCATGATACCCAAGTATATGAGCGTTGGTCCCCGCCAACAAATGAAATTATGCCTCTTCTAAACGATTTCGCCCGCCATACCGGACTCCTTGCTAAGGGTGGTATCCCGAACACTGACCTTGCGGCGTTGCATTTTATCCAAAAATGGCGCGCAGGTGGCTTGGGGAAGTTCATCCTGGATGACCTGCAAGCAGAGGAACGTCATCGTCAAGAAGGCACGAAGGATGCGGTGGGCACCAGCATGTCCCAAGCGCGCAAGGCCGAAAGAATGGCAAGGAAACAGCCACAGAGACTgtaa
- a CDS encoding uncharacterized protein (Na+-independent Cl/HCO3 exchanger AE1 and related transporters (SLC4 family)): MQLNPSNMSSTTALDKINVVNDPRIRRCSATINGKTYGYLLAEPEGGFTRTVFLIHGFPDLSMGWRYQIPLFLKLGFRVVAVDCIGYGRSDAPTGSLDAYSYKSHADDLAELGKQLGCENIVLAGHDWGSVIASRFALYHPSFITHLILFVVPYLPPSPKYIDTADLAKVVPTVGYQLQFGSAEGVVESHTQDKEGIRAFLNGLYGGATPEGKFAMDSTRGFDFEVASKLGRTRLLSEEELQYYVEEYSRNGLQGPCNYYRIRQQSWTEEQSLLAQGKEAISIKCPVLYVHALADLVVNSEMPKAMVPFVPNLTVKEVEAGHWALWQKPAEVNTFVTEWLQQQGLLDSAKLYMNMDSGFAWHESNVTVPTDSLHSLSIHYKSKPPRRRDEREQSGIHEFEVEERDDAHSIITPSKHTPKAFRVLRGSVSAGGPLRPFRLVKQDIVNLRRRYVSDWTIFNQLIFASAVYVFFTNLLPGITFASDLYVLTGKTWGTIEVVFSTGLCGIIFSLYARRISMHCVTKFLRYFLAEANPPLVPFLPFMAWSLIHAAWLHYILAIINAHDWTMRYVTTFATEIFSLLNSIIYFHKAIQELERAHDTLSFAAFLYAVIGAVGTMLLAIFLSTAESWKPLFHRYIRMGLTEYAAAISIIIFIGMPHIGELAHLDKMTLPVSSSFKPTSPDRDKFFVEFWTLPVGWVFAAIVPGIIITILFFFDHEVSSIICTIDRYGTRKPGGFAWDIILLGTTTALCGILGIPPANGLLPQAPLHSESLMHSEREQRTVITDGEEKVETHEVKRVYEQRWSSFLHAGAILLFVSPPFMKVLGLTPTSVLAGLFMFMGEQSLSVNPILYRTFYLLTPPSELPSLPSSLAKKPGDEDHNDNSNPPRPSYIPIHLYTILQIVITVAIFIVTLTRGAPAFPVLIVALVPFRLLVMKHWWPREVLRFVDAWACREGTPEDDEDAEAKKDEFSGDDLAGRAGLGNETDGIFSSQLDESGCRPSGTPALISRSTSHPGEVGIADRNDSGQEWVELEYRTRQDEELGRSIKGC, encoded by the exons ATGCAGCTGAACCCCTC CAACATGTCTTCCACTACTGCCCTCGACAAAATCAACGTCGTCAACGACCCTCGGATCCGACGCTGCTCTGCCACCATCAATGGCAAGACATATG GATATCTTCTCGCCGAGCCTGAGGGCGGCTTTACTCGCACGGTCTTCTTG ATTCACGGTTTCCCAGATTTGTCCATGGGCTGGAGATACCAGattcctctctttctcaaaCTTGGCTTCCGCGTCGTTGCTGTTGACTGTATCGGATATGGTCGATCA GATGCACCAACTGGGTCTCTCGACGCCTATTCCTACAAGTCGCATGCCGACGATTTGGCCGAACTTGGAAAGCAACTCGGTTGCGAGAATATCGTTCTCGCCGGTCATGACTG GGGCTCGGTGATTGCCTCCCGTTTTGCTCTTTACCACCCTTCTTTCATCACACATCTCATTCTCTTCGTTGTcccatatcttcctccctcGCCGAAATACATTGATACGGCAGATCTCGCCAAGGTCGTCCCCACAGTTGGGTACCAACTGCAATTCGGTAGCGCGGAAGGAGTGGTTGAGTCCCATACTCAGGACAAGGAAGGTATCCGTGCGTTCCTCAATGGCCTGTACGGCGGGGCCACTCCTGAAGGCAAATTTGCCATGGACTCAACCCGTGGTTTCGACTTTGAGGTGGCCAGCAAGCTGGGTCGTACAAGATTGCTgagtgaggaagagctgCAGTATTACGTGGAGGAGTACTCGAGAAATGGGCTCCAGGGACCTT GCAACTACTACCGCATTCGTCAGCAGAGCTGGACAGAGGAGCAGTCCCTTCTGGCCCAGGGCAAAGAGGCGATCTCAATCAAGTGCCCCGTGCTTTACGTTCACGCGCTTGCTGACCTTGTGGTCAACTCTGAGATGCCCAAAGCCATGGTACCCTTCGTGCCAAATCTCACTGTGAAAGAGGTCGAGGCAGGGCATTGGGCTCTGTGGCAGAAGCCAGCGGAGGTTAATACTTTTGTGACAgagtggctgcagcagcagggaCTTTTGGACTCGGCTAAGCT GTATATGAATATGGATTCTGGTTTTGCTTGGCATGAA TCCAACGTCACTGTCCCCACCGACTCTTTACATAGTCTTAGTATTCATTATAAAAGCAA ACCTCCAAGACGGCGGGATGAGCGAGAACAAAGTGGCATTCATGAGTTCGAGGTTGAGGAAAGAGACGATGCACATTCCATTATCACCCCCTCAAAACACACTCCCAAGGCGTTTCGAGTCTTACGGGGCTCTGTATCGGCTGGTGGGCCTCTGCGTCCTTTTCGATTGGTGAAGCAGGATATCGTTAACTTGCGCCGCCGATATGTTTCGGATTGGACTATATTCAACCAATTGATCTTCGCTAGTGCGGTATACGTATTCTTCACGAATCTTCTCCCGGGAATTACTTTTGCCAGTGACTTGTATGTCTTGACTGGCAAGACCTGGGGAACGATTGAGGTTGTGTTTAGTACGGGACTGTGTGGAATTATATTCTCATTGTATGCT CGGAGAATATCTATGCATTGTGTGACGAAGTTTTTAAGGTATTTCCTTGCAGAAGCAAATCCGCCACTT GTgcctttcctccctttcaTGGCATGGTCCTTGATTCATGCAGCCTGGTTGCATTATATCCTAGCTATAATCAATGCTCATGACTGGACTATGCGCTATGTGACAACATTCGCCACAGaaatcttttctctcctaAACAGCATCATCTATTTCCATAAGGCCATTCAGGAGCTTGAAAGAGCACATGATACTCTCTCATTCGCCGCTTTCTTATACGCAGTAATCGGTGCCGTTGGAACTATGCTCCTCGCTATCTTTCTCTCTACAGCTGAAAGTTGGAAGCCTTTATTCCATCGATACATCCGAATGGGGCTCACAGAGTACGCCGCCGCAAtatccatcatcatctttaTCGGCATGCCCCATATCGGCGAATTGGCACACCTCGACAAGATGACTCTTCCCGTCAGCAGCTCCTTCAAACCCACATCACCAGACCGTGACAAGTTCTTCGTCGAATTTTGGACCTTACCTGTCGGATGGGTCTTCGCCGCCATAGTTCCAGGAATAATAATcaccatcctcttcttcttcgaccacGAAGTAAGCTCCATCATATGCACAATTGACAGATATGGCACCCGCAAACCCGGCGGCTTCGCATGGGACATCATCCTGTTGGGCACAACAACCGCTCTCTGTGGAATCCTAGGCATCCCACCCGCCAACGGTCTCTTACCACAGGCTCCCCTACACTCCGAATCACTAATGCATTCGGAGCGAGAACAGCGCACCGTCATTACAGATGGCGAAGAGAAAGTTGAGACGCACGAAGTCAAGCGCGTTTACGAACAGCGCTGGTCCTCTTTTTTGCACGCAGGGGCTATCCTTCTTTTCGTCAGCCCGCCGTTCATGAAAGTCCTCGGCTTAACGCCGACGAGTGTTCTTGCCGGTCTATTCATGTTCATGGGTGAGCAGAGTTTATCGGTCAA TCCTATATTATACCGAACCTTCTACCTTCTTACTCCCCCGTCTGAACTCCCGTCTCTACCATCTTCTCTTGCGAAGAAACCTGGCGATGAAGATCACAATGACAACAGCAACCCACCACGTCCCTCCTATATCCCCATTCACCTTTACACTATCCTACAGATTGTCATCACTGTGgctatcttcatcgtcaccctGACACGAGGTGCTCCCGCCTTCCCCGTTCTAATCGTTGCTCTTGTTCCCTTTCGCCTCCTAGTAATGAAACACTGGTGGCCGCGCGAGGTCCTCCGCTTCGTGGATGCCTGGGCTTGCAGAGAAGGTACTCctgaggacgatgaggatgcagaggcaaagaaagatgagTTTAGTGGCGATGATCTCGCCGGTCGTGCCGGTTTGGGTAATGAGACAGATGGTATCTTTTCGTCGCAGTTAGATGAGTCCGGATGTAGGCCATCTGGGACGCCGGCTTTGATTTCTAGATCCACGTCTCATCCTGGTGAGGTTGGTATTGCGGATAGGAATGACTCTGGGCAGGAGTGGGTGGAACTCGAGTATCGGACGCGACAAGACGAGGAATTGGGTCGGTCGATCAAGGGGTGTTGA
- a CDS encoding phosphatidylinositol 3-kinase VPS34 (phosphatidylinositol 3-kinase VPS34, involved in signal transduction) has translation MEAFTFAVSTQVDFPIQIKIGSLEGKQKEVPFSILLKRPELRHLGSVQNPTSDLFVTVQLWSDSKPLGVPLQTSYRTFKSVRAWNEWLQMPMSLKDAPYKCQLAITIWDLSPFGGEGAQGHYVPFGGTTISLFDEEGKLKMGRQKCKVYRHKAADGFSSTTTPSIPSTKRRKANAPDPLGPSPEEIELERVEVLIKKHEMGEIPRIDWMDQMVFRQLEKLKINAEESARKRAILLKSTKQKHREKYGADGDDSDEGDLDDENFTLYVEFPRFDHPVVWSDHEYPPPPVSSYPQNAPANPSSALKPAPEVRFGPGIEGADGEGVIRIYDPEVGQTGNPCEDKHRRLIRSHRTGIMDRDLKPNPKIRDELNAILSYEPTQDLTAEEKDLVWRFRYYLTREKRALTKFVKSVNWRDAGESHQAVEILPKWTEIDVDDALELLGPTFDNPAVRSYAVERLRKADDEELLLYLLQLVQALKYEDNSNVDTEDAAHDSSLANFLITRAANNFKLGSYFHWYLMVECDDTSPGTLSAQRRLFARVEYYFMADLEQVHPEHRKTLLRQGELVAVLSKIAKDLRFSRDNRLLKIEKLKKYLKDPKNELVHIDPPLPLPIDPEISVTGCFPDNSNVFKSTLSPLLITFKTSEGQKYPILFKVGDDLRQDQLVIQIIILMDRLLQKENLDLKLTPYRILATNATAGAVQFIPSASLSAISAKHRSVLAYLQANNPDESEPLGVRKETMDTYIKSCAGYCVITYLLGVGDRHLENLLLAPDGHFFHADFGFILGRDPKPFAPMMKLCKEMVEGMGGTTSPHYLQFKQYCFTAYTTLRKSANLILNLFSLMVDANIPDIRVEPDKAVLKVKERFHLEMTEEEAIRHFEQLIGDSVNAIFGVVIDRLHEFVQGWRA, from the exons ATGGAGGCCTTCACATTCGCTGTCTCCACCCAGGTGGACTTTCCGATTCAGATCAAAAT TGGCTCCTTGGAAGGGAAGCAAAAAGAGGTCCCCTTTTCTATACTCCTCAAGCGACCGGAATTGCGACACCTCGGTTCCGTGCAGAACCCCACATCCGATCTATTTGTCACAGTGCAACTATGGTCAGACTCAAAACCGCTGGGGGTGCCTTTGCAAACCTCTTATAGGACATTCAAATCTGTCCGCGCTTGGAATGAATGGCTGCAGATGCCTATGTCACTCAAGGATGCCCCATACAAGTGCCAGCTTGCGATAACCATTTGGGACCTGTCCCCATTTGGCGGTGAAGGTGCGCAGGGCCACTATGTCCCATTCGGAGGGACAACAATATCTCTGTTTGATGAAGAGGGTAAATTGAAGATGGGGAGGCAGAAGTGCAAAGTATATCGCCACAAAGCTGCTGATGGATTCTCTTCGACAACTACACCTTCAATCCCCTCAACGAAGCGACGGAAGGCCAATGCTCCCGATCCGCTGGGCCCTTCTCCCGAGGAGATAGAGTTGGAACGAGTGGAGGTGCTGATTAAGAAGCACGAAATGGGGGAAATACCACGGATCGATTGGATGGACCAGATGGTCTTTCGTCAgcttgagaagctgaaaaTTAATGCTGAAGAATCCGCAAGGAAGCGCGCCATCCTTCTAAAATCGACGAAGCAGAAACACCGGGAGAAATATGgggctgatggagatgattcGGATGAAGGGGATCTTGACGACGAGAACTTTACTCTCTACGTCGAATTCCCACGCTTTGACCACCCCGTCGTCTGGTCTGATCACGAGTATCCTCCGCCCCCGGTCTCGTCGTACCCCCAGAATGCACCTGCGAATCCTAGCTCTGCGCTGAAACCTGCACCGGAGGTTCGCTTTGGCCCCGGAATCGAAGGTGCTGATGGAGAGGGTGTGATTAGAATATACGACCCTGAAGTTGGGCAGACAGGCAATCCATGTGAGGACAAACACAGAAGACTCATCCGTAGTCACCGTACCGGCATCATGGACAGAGACCTtaaaccaaacccaaagaTCCGGGATGAACTAAATGCCATACTGTCGTACGAGCCAACGCAAGACCTTACCGCCGAGGAAAAGGACCTTGTTTGGCGCTTCAGATACTACTTAACTCGTGAGAAGCGAGCGTTGACGAAGTTTGTTAAGTCGGTGAACTGGCGCGATGCGGGTGAATCACATCAGGCAGTGGAAATTCTCCCTAAATGGACCGAAatcgatgttgatgatgcttTGGAACTTCTTGGACCAACGTTTGATAACCCGGCAGTCCGTTCTTATGCAGTTGAAAGACTTCGGAaggccgacgatgaagagcttctccTTTACCTCCTCCAGTTGGTACAGGCGCTAAAGTACGAGGACAATTCCAACGTTGACACTGAGGATGCTGCCCATGATTCGTCGCTGGCTAATTTCTTGATCACTCGTGCTGCAAATAATTTCAAGCTCGGAAGTTATTTCCATTGGTATCTAATGGTTGAATGCGATGACACTAGCCCCGGGACCCTATCCGCACAGCGCAGGCTCTTCGCTCGGGTAGAATATTATTTCATGGCCGATTTGGAACAAGTGCATCCTGAGCATCGGAAAACGCTGTTACGCCAGGGTGAGCTAGTTGCCGTGCTCTCAAAGATCGCCAAGGATCTCAGATTTTCGCGAGATAACCGGCTACtgaagattgagaagctcaaaaAGTACCTGAAAGACCCTAAAAATGAGCTTGTGCACATCGACCCTCCATTGCCGCTACCCATAGATCCAGAAATATCAGTCACAGGCTGCTTTCCGGACAATTCCAACGTCTTCAAATCAACACTGTCTCCTTTACTCATCACCTTCAAGACATCGGAGGGGCAGAAGTATCCAATCCTGTTCAAAGTCGGCGATGATCTTCGCCAAGACCAGCTTGTTATACAGATAATCATCCTGATGGACCGTCTCCTGCAGAAGGAAAATTTGGATCTTAAACTGACACCCTATCGAATCCTTGCGACCAATGCTACGGCAGGCGCCGTTCAGTTCATTCCATCAGCATCCTTGTCTGCAATCTCAGCCAAGCACAGGTCAGTCCTTGCGTATCTACAAGCAAACAACCCTGATGAGAGTGAACCACTTGGTGTCCGAAAGGAGACTATGGATACCTACATAAAATCCTGTGCCGGATACTGCGTGATTACATACCTCCTCGGCGTCGGCGACAGACATCTTGAgaatcttctcctcgcccCAGATGGCCATTTCTTCCACGCCGACTTCGGTTTCATCCTAGGCCGAGACCCCAAACCGTTCGCTCCAATGATGAAGCTCTGCAAAGAAATGGTCGAAGGAATGGGCGGCACCACATCTCCGCACTACCTCCAATTCAAGCAATACTGCTTCACCGCGTACACCACGCTGCGCAAGTCGGCAAACCTGATTCTCAACCTTTTCAGTTTAATGGTCGACGCCAATATCCCCGATATCCGCGTTGAGCCGGATAAGGCGGTACTCAAGGTCAAAGAGAGGTTTCATCTTGAGatgacagaagaggaggctaTTCGTCATTTTGAACAACTCATTGGTGACAGCGTAAATGCTATATTTGGGGTGGTTATTGATCGTCTTCATGAGTTTGTTCAGGGTTGGAGAGCATGA
- a CDS encoding non-structural maintenance of chromosomes element 4 family protein (uncharacterized conserved protein) produces MARISHSRRPSSQSSSPEPSSDKENRQVSARVEKRSQAQTMSSSANAKRQRLSNRASNIQSGSQSQVSPSQQDRDKQFYDPDQDEKERRRVRKGLRDLTRELHDSRSEYMQPGNYGIRDTIQKANEYFQEVKQTSDATIDSRLLVSAADLSYKKTAHLVLGDASAGIDVDEFVSKCISFMCRAPEDSQAMLSSTQRRRGQASGRSQADPNDSDEDQGDAMNWDWLGRSACFRHNSRPSVSGFLLGPLSVQKRTRQITQRRARERIDPSQAVRPQELREEDLDRQETSNLTTMCTSINKLLARTQNAGQDMVERLLSQLEEEPTDEMVQKVMAQHHVADDGGVPLFHFCINPRSFGQSVENLFYVSFLVRDGTVGIQVDSRHLPTLHAAKPYAPSEAQRKGVQKHQAIFSLDFETWRDLIEVYGIEESIIPHREEEQHENTGHGWYS; encoded by the exons ATGGCACGCATTTCGCACAGCCGTAGGCCTTCAAGTCAATCTTCATCGCCTGAACCTTCATCCGATAAAGAGAACCGCCAAGTTTCTGCTCGTGttgaaaaaagaagccaGGCTCAGACTATGTCCTCCAGCGCCAATGCAAAGCGCCAGCGCTTGTCAAATAGAGCGTCCAATATTCAGAGCGGCAGTCAGTCGCAAGTATCCCCATCGCAACAGGATCGCGATAAACAATTTTACGACCCAGATcaggatgaaaaggaacGAAGGCGGGTTAGGAAGGGACTTAGGGACTTGACGCGGGAGTTACATG ATTCTAGGAGCGAGTATATGCAGCCTGGCAATTATGGCATTCGGGACACCATTCAAAAAGCCAACGAATACTTCCAAGAAGTTAAGCAGACTTCAGACGCTACGATCGACTCACGTCTCTTAGTCAGTGCCGCCGACCTCTCATACAAGAAGACCGCACATTTAGTCTTGGGAGATGCATCTGCAGGTATAGATGTGGACGAATTTGTCTCCAAATGCATATCGTTTATGTGCAGGGCTCCAGAAGACTCACAAGCTATGCTGTCGAGCACACAGCGTCGTCGTGGCCAAGCTTCAGGCAGAAGTCAAGCGGACCCCAATGATAGCGATGAGGACCAAGGAGATGCGATGAACTGGGACTGGCTTGGGCGATCTGCTTGTTTCCGCCACAATTCACGGCCTTCCGTTTCCGGGTTCTTGCTAGGACCATTGTCGGTACAGAAGCGTACCCGACAAATTACACAGCGAAGGGCTAGAGAGCGTATCGATCCGTCACAAGCGGTGCGACCACAGGAGCTTCGGGAGGAAGATCTTGATCGACAAGAAACGTCTAACCTTACCACCATGTGTACAAGCATCAACAAACTGCTTGCAAGAACGCAGAATGCTGGCCAAGACATGGTAGAGAGACTACTGTcgcaactggaagaagaacccacAGATGAAATGGTGCAAAAAGTGATGGCTCAACATCATGTTGCggatgatggtggtgttCCCCTGTTTCACTTCTGCATCAATCCGAGGTCGTTCGGACAAAGTGTGGAAAATCTGTTCTACGTCAGCTTCCTGGTCAGGGATGGCACTGTTGGTATCCAGGTAGATAGTCGACATTTGCCAACTCTAC ATGCTGCGAAACCGTATGCCCCAAGCGAAGCCCAAAGGAAAGGGGTTCAAAAACATCAGGCTATTTTCAGCCTTGACTTTGAAACCTGGCGGGACCTAATCGAAGTCTACGGTATCGAGGAATCCATCATTCCACATcgcgaagaagagcaacaTGAGAACACTGGGCACGGCTGGTATAGCTAG